A single region of the Nicotiana sylvestris chromosome 6, ASM39365v2, whole genome shotgun sequence genome encodes:
- the LOC104225820 gene encoding RNA-binding protein 2-like isoform X3 produces MADAYWRYTSGGQQAATLPPQLVAKRPRTEYDVPSGPEFPGYYGRDDERGMPRVIRDTDPIEASYERYLRSGQISSHVASESARSINSGISGHPIEDPRVMGIGGPDPLALKSRNVGMVGGRPEISLPPDASSTLFVEGLPADCTRREVSHIFRPFVGYKEVRLVPKGSRHLGGDPLILCFVDFVTPLHAAAAMDALQES; encoded by the exons ATGGCGGATGCTTACTGGAGGTACACCAGCGGTGGGCAGCAGGCGGCGACCCTTCCTCCTCAACTCGTCGCAAAACGTCCTCGCACCGAATATG ATGTTCCAAGTGGTCCCGAGTTTCCTGGCTATTATGGCCGTGATGATGAAAGGGGAATGCCTCGTGTCATTAGAGACACAGATCCTATAGAAGCATCCTATGAGCGCTACCTCCGTAGTGGG CAAATTTCCTCCCATGTTGCCAGTGAGTCTGCAAGATCCATAAATAGTGGAATTAGTGGCCATCCTATTGAAGATCCACGTGTTATGGGGATTGGGGGACCCGACCCGCTGGCTTTAAAAAGCAGAAATGTTGGAATGGTAGGTGGCAGACCAGAAATTTCCCTTCCTCCGGATGCTAGCAGTACATTGTTTGTAGAGGGTTTGCCTGCGGATTGTACAAGAAGAGAGGTGTCAC ATATATTTCGCCCTTTTGTAGGTTACAAAGAAGTAAGGCTGGTACCAAAAGGATCGCGACAT CTCGGAGGCGATCCTTTGATTCTTTGCTTTGTTGATTTCGTGACTCCACTTCATGCAGCTGCTGCAATGGATGCCTTGCAAG AGAGCTAG
- the LOC104225820 gene encoding RNA-binding protein 2-like isoform X2 produces the protein MADAYWRYTSGGQQAATLPPQLVAKRPRTEYDVPSGPEFPGYYGRDDERGMPRVIRDTDPIEASYERYLRSGQISSHVASESARSINSGISGHPIEDPRVMGIGGPDPLALKSRNVGMVGGRPEISLPPDASSTLFVEGLPADCTRREVSHIFRPFVGYKEVRLVPKGSRHLGGDPLILCFVDFVTPLHAAAAMDALQEES, from the exons ATGGCGGATGCTTACTGGAGGTACACCAGCGGTGGGCAGCAGGCGGCGACCCTTCCTCCTCAACTCGTCGCAAAACGTCCTCGCACCGAATATG ATGTTCCAAGTGGTCCCGAGTTTCCTGGCTATTATGGCCGTGATGATGAAAGGGGAATGCCTCGTGTCATTAGAGACACAGATCCTATAGAAGCATCCTATGAGCGCTACCTCCGTAGTGGG CAAATTTCCTCCCATGTTGCCAGTGAGTCTGCAAGATCCATAAATAGTGGAATTAGTGGCCATCCTATTGAAGATCCACGTGTTATGGGGATTGGGGGACCCGACCCGCTGGCTTTAAAAAGCAGAAATGTTGGAATGGTAGGTGGCAGACCAGAAATTTCCCTTCCTCCGGATGCTAGCAGTACATTGTTTGTAGAGGGTTTGCCTGCGGATTGTACAAGAAGAGAGGTGTCAC ATATATTTCGCCCTTTTGTAGGTTACAAAGAAGTAAGGCTGGTACCAAAAGGATCGCGACAT CTCGGAGGCGATCCTTTGATTCTTTGCTTTGTTGATTTCGTGACTCCACTTCATGCAGCTGCTGCAATGGATGCCTTGCAAG AAGAGAGCTAG
- the LOC104225820 gene encoding RNA-binding protein 2-like isoform X1: MADAYWRYTSGGQQAATLPPQLVAKRPRTEYDVPSGPEFPGYYGRDDERGMPRVIRDTDPIEASYERYLRSGQISSHVASESARSINSGISGHPIEDPRVMGIGGPDPLALKSRNVGMVGGRPEISLPPDASSTLFVEGLPADCTRREVSHIFRPFVGYKEVRLVPKGSRHLGGDPLILCFVDFVTPLHAAAAMDALQGYKFDEHDRDSVSLRMQYARNPGARSGGGNRGKR; encoded by the exons ATGGCGGATGCTTACTGGAGGTACACCAGCGGTGGGCAGCAGGCGGCGACCCTTCCTCCTCAACTCGTCGCAAAACGTCCTCGCACCGAATATG ATGTTCCAAGTGGTCCCGAGTTTCCTGGCTATTATGGCCGTGATGATGAAAGGGGAATGCCTCGTGTCATTAGAGACACAGATCCTATAGAAGCATCCTATGAGCGCTACCTCCGTAGTGGG CAAATTTCCTCCCATGTTGCCAGTGAGTCTGCAAGATCCATAAATAGTGGAATTAGTGGCCATCCTATTGAAGATCCACGTGTTATGGGGATTGGGGGACCCGACCCGCTGGCTTTAAAAAGCAGAAATGTTGGAATGGTAGGTGGCAGACCAGAAATTTCCCTTCCTCCGGATGCTAGCAGTACATTGTTTGTAGAGGGTTTGCCTGCGGATTGTACAAGAAGAGAGGTGTCAC ATATATTTCGCCCTTTTGTAGGTTACAAAGAAGTAAGGCTGGTACCAAAAGGATCGCGACAT CTCGGAGGCGATCCTTTGATTCTTTGCTTTGTTGATTTCGTGACTCCACTTCATGCAGCTGCTGCAATGGATGCCTTGCAAG GTTATAAATTCGACGAGCATGACCGTGATTCGGTCAGCTTAAGGATGCAATATGCTCGCAATCCTGGTGCGAGGTCAGGTGGTGGGAATCGCGGAAAACGTTAA